CGTTCTTTTTACCCGATCCTGCATGATGGCAGAAGCGCGCATCTCATCGCGGCGCACGATCAGGTATACTTTACGTGCCAGGTTGGCCAGGTAAGTAGCTTCCTCGGCTGCCGTATCACCGGCACCCACGATGGCCACATCCTGCCCGCGGTAGAAGAAGCCGTCGCACACGGCACAAGCGGAGACGCCACTGCCGTTCAGGCGCGCTTCCGACGCCAGGCCCAGCCATTTAGCGGATGCTCCGGTGGAGATGATCACTGTTTCGGCTTCAAGTACTTTCTGATCGTCTATCGTTACTTTATGAGGCCTGACGGAAAAATCCACGGCAGTGGCAATGCCATAGCGCACGTCGGTGCCAAAACGCTCAGCCTGGCGTTTAAAGTCTTCCATCATCTGCGGTCCGTTGATGCCATCCGGGTAGCCGGGATAGTTCTCCACATCATTGGTGATGGTGAGCTGGCCACCTGGCTGCAGGCCCTGGTACAACACCGGGTTTAACCCTGCTCGGGACGCGTAAATGGCAGCTGTGTAGCCAGCCGGGCCAGAACCAATGATCAACACTTTTATTTTTTCTGTTTCCATGTGTTTTGCTTCCTGTTCTAAAGAACAATGTTTCAAATATCCCCGTGATAACAGCCCGTCAACGCACGGGTTCACCCTTTACAAAGTAAAGATTTCATACGACCGTTGTCTGTGACTTTTGTCTCACACAGGCCCGGTGAAGGACTGTTAGGCGAGTTGGCTGTAAACCTCCTTCAAGTGAAAACTGCCTGCACGACTGTGGCACAGGCAGTTTTGAAGTTCATTTATGTCTTTGCTGTAAATCTTCTGGATAAGATGGCTCCTGCGACGGTGCCGTATAGGGTACTGGTTAAAGAGCTTGAACTGATCATGCAGCTACCGTTACACCCATAAAAGGCATAAAACAAATAACCTAAAATGGCACCCACCAACATGCTTAACACCAGTTTAGTGCTGGAGTTAAGTGACAGTTTATTCAGTTTCATAAGGCCAGTTGCCAATGCCACCGTTCAGGTTGTACAGTTTTGTAAATCCTTGCCCCGCCATATAGTTGCAGGCTTGGGCACTTCTGTTGCCCGACCTACAGTAGAGTACATAGGGCTTCTCCTTATCCAGCGCACCCACTTTTTGCGGAAACTGGGCATCCATCAGGTCTATTACCTGCGCGCCCGGTATCTTGCCCTGGCTTACTTCCATAGGCGTGCGAACATCCACCACCACGGCATCAGGCTGTTCTTGCTGTAGCTTTTTCAGCGCTTCTCCGGATATATCTTTATAGTTCATGATCGTTGCTATAATTAATTTTAACAGGAGACCCTTGTGCGCAGGGCCTCCTGTTAGAATTTATTTGTTCTTCAGCTCTGTAACGGCTTCGCTCATGTCCAGCACCTTCACATCAGGAAGGGCCGACGCCACAATACTGCTTCCCGCTGCCGAGCGGTAACCGCCGGCGCAATGCACCACGACCGGCTTGTCCGTCGGAATCTCCTTTGCCCTTTCGCGTAGTTCCGGCAGCGGAATGTTAATGGAGCTTTCGAAGAACTTGCCAGACTTAACTTCTGATTCGTTACGGATGTCCAAGACTGTATAATCTTCTTTATTCTCTTCAAAAGAAGATCTGTCAAAATTGTCGCTCTGCTCACCTTCCTGC
The nucleotide sequence above comes from Pontibacter akesuensis. Encoded proteins:
- the trxB gene encoding thioredoxin-disulfide reductase → METEKIKVLIIGSGPAGYTAAIYASRAGLNPVLYQGLQPGGQLTITNDVENYPGYPDGINGPQMMEDFKRQAERFGTDVRYGIATAVDFSVRPHKVTIDDQKVLEAETVIISTGASAKWLGLASEARLNGSGVSACAVCDGFFYRGQDVAIVGAGDTAAEEATYLANLARKVYLIVRRDEMRASAIMQDRVKRTKNIAILWNTVTDEIMGDQAVEAVRVKNTLTGETREISVQGFFVAIGHKPNSDVFAHYLNLDENGYIRTIPGTSKTNIDGVFACGDVQDFTYRQAVTAAGSGCMAALDAERYLASLESEPATELGATLSLSEKA
- a CDS encoding rhodanese-like domain-containing protein; this translates as MNYKDISGEALKKLQQEQPDAVVVDVRTPMEVSQGKIPGAQVIDLMDAQFPQKVGALDKEKPYVLYCRSGNRSAQACNYMAGQGFTKLYNLNGGIGNWPYETE